Proteins from one Impatiens glandulifera chromosome 2, dImpGla2.1, whole genome shotgun sequence genomic window:
- the LOC124924474 gene encoding uncharacterized protein LOC124924474 — translation MAHADANSVRIIKEALTIFSSFIGLGINQGKNLAFYGGVKEETKFSIFGIMGIEEGSLHVRYLGRIELGVVGKRSNGRTHASPKTKEKSASRIVSPRTKLSPIGLLGVGKEIGFTLDQMGTLEFENTPILHNNIISITQIRKECLLATVQQVKSGDWNSLLRIIPKGVRIFDALSSYHLNNHEDFHVWSVENNGRFNLRSTWDCVRDHGDVVPWSHLVWSTKVIPKHQFILWLAFRERLNTHDRIKKYMRIPDPNCLLFLVNEESIEHLLGNCPFASLFWRRFSASMSLPSFPNEWTDIKDLAIIKTKSNDFSSNTFKCFFANIVYHICIERNARAFLGVRNNADIV, via the exons ATGGCGCATGCTGACGCTAACTCTGTTAGAATTATCAAGGAGGCTTTAACCATTTTTTCTAGTTTTATAGGTCTCGGAATTAATCAGGGCAAAAACCTTGCTTTCTATGGCGGTGTCAAGGAGGAAACCAAATTCAGCATATTTGGGATCATGGGCATTGAAGAAGGATCGCTCCACGTCCGATATCTTG GTCGCATTGAGCTG GGCGTGGTGGGAAAAAGATCAAATGGACGTACACATGCAAGCCCAAAAACGAAGGAGAAATCGGCATCAAGGATAGTGTCTCCTAGAACAAAACTCTCACCTATAGGACTTTTGGGTGTTGGAAAAGAAATAGGATTCACTTTGGATCAGATGGGTACACTCGAG ttcgaaaacaCACCCATCCTTCATAACAATATCATCTCCATCACTCAAATCAGGAAAGAATGTCTATTGGCCACAGTTCAACAAGTCAAAAGCGGCGATTGGAACAGCCTTCTAAGGATTATTCCAAAAGGTGTGAGAATCTTTGACGCACTTTCATCCTATCATCTGAATAACCATGAGGATTTTCATGTTTGGAGTGTTGAGAACAATGGTAGGTTCAACTTAAGGTCTACTTGGGATTGTGTTCGTGATCATGGGGACGTTGTCCCATGGTCCCACTTAGTGTGGTCTACCAAAGTGATCCCCAAacaccaattcattttatgGCTCGCCTTCCGTGAGAGACTCAATACCCATGATCGGATAAAGAAGTACATGAGAATCCCAGATCCTAATTGCCTACTTTTCTTGGTAAATGAGGAGTCCATTGAACATCTCCTTGGGAACTGCCCTTTTGCCTCTTTGTTTTGGCGCAGATTCTCCGCATCAATGAGCCTTCCCAGCTTCCCAAACGAATGGACCGACATCAAGGACCTCGCCATCATAAAGACCAAAAGTAACGACTTCAGCTCCAATACCTTCAAGTGTTTTTTCGCcaacattgtttatcacatttgtaTAGAGAGGAACGCTAGAGCCTTCTTAGGTGTCCGCAACAATGCGGATATAGTCTGA